The DNA region CGGCATCGCAGTCGGTCTGCTGGCGGTGGCGGCCTGCCGCCGGCTCCCGGAGCGAACGCCCACCTGGTGGATACAGACCGGGATCGTGGCCGCCGTCCTGGTGCTGGTGTTCGGGGCCGCCATCGGGCAACCTGTCTGGGACCTCGAGAACCCGGCCGGTTGGGTCGGGACGTTGCGACTGGAGCCGCTGGTCGAGCGGATCTCTGGTCCCGACATGCTGGTGGGGGCCGCGGGGGTCCTCCTGCTGTGGCTGGTGGGACGGCGGGCGCCGCCCGCCACCCGGACGGTCCTTCCGGTCCTGGCGTCCGTGGCGATCACGGGAGTCATCTTCGTGGGCGTGGTCACCGAGGAGAACTACGTGGGCGCCTGGGCGCGCTGGAACTACCTCGGCTACGAGGGTAAGGCGACCTGGCCCGAGTACGAGGGTGTGATGTCGGCAGTCGGCGACCTGCCGCCTGGCCGGGTCCAATGGGAGGCCAACAGCGAGCTCAACAAGTACGGGACGCCCATGGCGCCGATGCTGTTCCCCTACTGGACCGAGGGCACCCACCCCTCGATGGAAGGCCTCTACTTCGAGTCCTCGGTCACTACCCCCTTCCATTTCCTGAACGCGTCCGAGTTGAGCAGTTCCCCCTCCAACCCGATTCCCGGGCTGGCCTACCACAACCGGGACATCGACCGGGGCGCCGTGCACATGGGCCTCTTCAACGTGTCCTACTACGTGGCGTACACCGACACGGCCAAGGACAGGGCCGACCGGCATCAGGACTTCACCTTCGTGGCGGACTCGCCCCCGTTCCGAATCTACTCGCTTCCCGAAAGCTCGCTGGTGGAAGCGGCGGTCAACCAGCCCTGGGTGTTCGAGGAGTCCGGCTCGGGGCTCCTCAACTCCCTCGTGACCACCTTCACCGACGACACCGATCCGCACTTCGTGGACGTGGCCCTCGATTGGTACGAGGACATATCCCTCGTGGACCAGTGGATCGTGGCGGACGGTCCCGGGCACTGGGAGCGGATCACTCCCGAGCTGGAGGGCGCCACCGTCCCGATCGTCACCGACTCGGGGGTCGAGGTCTCCGATGTGGTGCTGGAGGACCACCGCGTGGCGTTCACGACCACCGGCGTGGGGACTCCCCACCTGATCAAGGTCTCCTACTTCCCCAACTGGACGGCCTACGGTGCGGAGGGCCCGTGGCGGGCCACCCCGGCCTTCATGGTGGTGGTGCCGACCGATCGCGAGGTCGAACTGCGCTTCGAGAACACCTGGGTGGAGATAGTGGGGCTGGGTTTGACCCTCGCCGGTGCGGTCATGCTGGCCATCTGGCTGGTCGCTCTCGTACGCCGGCGGATGGTTCCCGCCTCGCCTACGCCCGAAGGACTCCGCGACCCCGCCCTGCGGGGCACCGGCCGATCCGGATACGGCTGATGACTGGTTCCTAGTCCCTAGTTGGTAGTTGCTAGTTTAATTGTTAGTTATTAGTTCCTAGCTGTTAGTCATTGTGTGCGTATCAGTCGAGGTTGCCGCTGTTACCCCCCGCTTGCTCGTTTCGAGTGTCTCGCCTCAGCGCGATATGAAGCGCCGGCAGCTCAGGAACACTGGAACGGTCTAATCTAAGACAAACTATCGGAAATAACTAGTGACTAGCAACTATCGACTAGGAACTAATCATCCAGGCTGCGGCGCAGCGCGATCAGTCCCCGGAGGGTGCGCGGGACCCGGCGGAGTAGCGAGGAGCGGGCTTCCCTCATCTCCTCCACGGTGATCGGAACCTCGATGATGCGGTGCCCGGCTCGCTCGGCCCGTAGCACCAGCTCGGTGTCGAACAGATCCTTGGTCAGGCGCACTCGCGGGAGGAGCGCCTGGACCACCGGCGCGTGGAGCGCCTTGATGCCGTGGGTGTCGCTCAGCCCGGATCCGACCACGGCCCGCAGCGCCAGGTTGAACACCCGGGTGGCCAGGCGGCGTATCCACGGTCGCCGGTCCCGGGAACCGGGGTCGCGCTTCGAGGCGATCACCACATCGGCCGAACCGTCGAGCTCCGCGACCCTTCTCAGGAATTCTTCGGAGTGGTAGTCGATGTCGAACACCACCAGCCATCCCAGGTCCCCGGCCGATTCCATCCCGGTGCGGATGGCGAGCCCGTAGTCGGCGCCGTCGATCTGTATCACGTCCAGGCGGGGATCGGAGGCCGCTTCGGACAACGCTTCGGCATGGGTGGCGTCGGTCGATCCGTTCTCGACCAGGATGATCCGGTACCGGGGCGTCACTGCCTCCACCTGGCGTCGGATCCGGGCCAGGGCGGGCCCCATGAAGCCGGCCTCGTTGTGGACCGGGATGATGATGGTGATCTGCGGTGCGGTCATGTTCGTTACCGGGGGCGAGTGTAGGATCGGACTCGGCGACCGCCGCAAATGCCTCACTCCACGCCGACCGGAGGAGGCTGCGTGGTATGGCCGCCCGAGCACGCCAGGCTGGCACGCGGACAGACCAGTAGTCGGGATATCTCGTGGGAAGCCCTGACCCAGACCCTTTCGACCGTATCTTTCTGGCCTACGACGTCCGGGGTCGGGTGGATAGGGGGGATCTCGACGAGGAGATCGTCGAACGCATCGGGGTGGGCTTCGCTCGGGTCACCGGCGCGTCGACCGTAGCCCTGGGACGCGACTGCCGGCCTTCATCGGAGTCGTTGGCGGCGGCGTTCGCGGAGGGCGTCCTGTCGCAGGGGTGCAATGTGACCGACCTGGGCCTGGTCCCCACCGAGGTGGTCTACTACCACTCGGGCCTGCACGGGGTTCCCGCCGCCGTCGTCACCGCGTCCCACAACCCGGCCGGTTACAACGGTCTCAAGTTCTGCCATCGCGGGGCGGCGCCGATCGGGTCGGGCTCGGGATTGGAACGGATCCGGGATGTGGCCCGCTCGTGGACCGGGGACTACCGGCGGCAGGCCAGAGGCGGGCTGACCCGGCAGGACGCCCTGCCCGGTTACCTGGAGCACGTGTTCGGAATCGTCGATCCAGGGGGCGTCGGGGCGCTCCGGGTGGCCGTGGACGGCGGGAACGGGATGGCCGGGCTCGTGGTCGACCCGCTCTTCCGGCGATTGCCCTCGGCCACCTTGATGGGGCACTACCTGGAGCCGGACGGCTCATTTCCGCACCATCCGGCCGACCCCCTGAACCCCGACAACCTCACCGACCTGGTCCGCCTCGTGCGCGAGCAGGAGGCCGACGTGGGAGTGGCCTTCGACGGGGACGGTGATCGGGCGGTGTTCGTGGACGAGCAGGGCGTTCCTCTTCCCGGGAGCACCGCCACCGCCATCATCGCAGGCTGGTTCCTGGCCCGGCGACCGGGCGCCCGGATCGTCCACAACCTGATCTGCTCGAGGAGCGTGGCCGAGGCCATCCGGTCCGCCGGGGGAGTGCCGGTCCGGACCCGGGTGGGTCATTCGTTCATCAAGGCGGTCATGGCGGAGCAGGATGCGGCCTTCGGGGGTGAGCACTCGGGCCACTACTACTTCGGTGACAACTACGGGGCGGACAGCGCGACCCTGGCCATGCTGGTGTTGCTGACCGTCCTGACCGAGGCCGGCGTCCCGCTGTCGGAGTTGAGGCGCGGCTACGAGCCGTACGCCTTGTCGGGGGAGATCAATACCGCGGTGAGCGACCCGGCGGCAGCCATCCGGGCGGTGGCGGCCGCCTTCGCCGGCGCCTCTGTGGACCATCTCGACGGGCTGACGGTCGATCTGGGCGACAGTTGGTTCAACGTCCGTCCCTCCAACACCGAACCGCTGCTCCGTCTCAACGCCGAAGCACCCGATCCGGGGTCGCTGAGCGAACTCGTGGAAAGGGTGCAACGGGTGATCGACTCTGCCTGACATCCGCGCTCGGTCGTCGACGGGGCAGATTGTCACACGGTCCGGATACAACACAAGGCATGGTGTGTGTGGTGTGCGGGTGGTGGAACCCACCGGCAGGAACTCCCTGGAGGGATCCGGCGGGGCGGTCGGCGGTGTGCCCCGCCTGCCAGGCGTCCCTGCAGCCCGGCGGCGAGGTAAGGCTCCCGTCAGGCGTGCTGGTGCGCTCGCTGCTGGTTCACGAAGGCCCGATCCGCAAGGCCGTCCACGCCATGAAGTACCGCGGAGCCGACCGGGTCGCCTCGGGCCTCGCTCCTCTCATGGCCGATCTCCTTCCTACCGGCGCGACCGCCGTGGTGCCGGTACCCAGGTCGCTGCCCCGCCGGGCCAGGTTCGGTACCGACCCCGGAAGGGCGCTCGCCACGGCCCTTGCCCGGACAGCCGTGCTACCCGTGGCCGACGTGCTGCGCGCCCCCCTGCTCCACAGGAGCCAGATCCGGTCCAGGCGCCGCGGTGGCCTGCGGTTTCGGTCGGTGGCGCGGCCGCCCGGGGGAGCGGTGCTGGTGGACGATGTGCTAACCACCGGCGCCACCCTCAGCGCCGCGGCCGCAGCCTGCCGGGGCGCCGTCACCGCGGCGATCACCCTCACCCGCTCCCGATCGGGTGGAGGCGGTAGACCGCGCATGAGTCACTAATATCAGCTCATGGAGGTCCGGATACGCGGGCGGGGAATCCGGTTGACGGATGAGACCCGTGCCCATGCAGCAGGGCGGGTCAGCCGGGCGGCCAAGTTCTTCGACCGGCTGCGCGATGTCGATGTGAACGTCACCAGGGTCAACAGCCACGACAGCGACCACCGCTTCCGGGCCGAGCTGTCCGCTCGTGCGGCCGGCCAGGTGGTCAGGGCGACGGGCGAGGGCGACACCGTAAGCCGTTCCATCGACACCGCATCCGAGCACTTCGAACGCCGGTTGCGCCGGCTCTCGCAGAAGCTCAGCGACCGCCGCCGCCACCGGCCGAGGCCCGAAGTTCACGCGGTCGGTCGGCGCGGGCGGTCCGAGCGACCCGATGACCGGCAGACCTCCATCTCCCGGGTGCGGCGGTCGGTCGGCAAGCCGATGACTCCCGAGGAGGCGGTCATCGTCATGGAGGAAACGGGCGAGACTGTGGTCCTCTTCTCCAACGTCGAGACGGGGGAACTCAACGTCATCCACCGGTCAAGGGGCGGGTGGCTGGAGTTGATCGAGCCCGCCTAGCCGGACCGCACCAACCTCGTGCACAGGGCCGGTGGCGCTATGGCCCGGGGTAGGGGTTCACAGACGCTCCGGCGGCGGATAGCATGACCCCGGCGGGTCGTGACTGACGTGTCCTGCTGCCCGATACACACGAGAAACGGTGAATCATGTCGCTACTCGGCAAGGTGCTGCGTGCCGGCGAGTCCAAGAACCTGAAGACCCTCGAGGCCCTGGCGGCGCGGGTCAACCAGATGGAGCCCCTGCTGGAGGAGCTCGACGATTCCGCGCTCACCGGCAAGACTGCCGAGTTCCGGAGGCGTCTCGACTCCGGAGAAGCGCTGGACGACCTGGAGGTCGAGGCCTTCGCCACGGTCAGGGAGGCCGCCAAGCGGACGCTCGGCCAGCGGCATTACGACGTGCAGGTGGTGGGCGCAGGCGCTCTCCACCGGGGCATGATCGCCGAGATGCGGACCGGGGAGGGCAAGACGCTCGTCTCCACCATGCCGGTCTAC from bacterium includes:
- a CDS encoding glycosyltransferase, translated to MTAPQITIIIPVHNEAGFMGPALARIRRQVEAVTPRYRIILVENGSTDATHAEALSEAASDPRLDVIQIDGADYGLAIRTGMESAGDLGWLVVFDIDYHSEEFLRRVAELDGSADVVIASKRDPGSRDRRPWIRRLATRVFNLALRAVVGSGLSDTHGIKALHAPVVQALLPRVRLTKDLFDTELVLRAERAGHRIIEVPITVEEMREARSSLLRRVPRTLRGLIALRRSLDD
- the manB gene encoding phosphomannomutase/phosphoglucomutase (converts mannose-6-phosphate to mannose-1-phosphate; the resulting product is then converted to GDP-mannose by ManC which is then used in the synthesis of mannose-containing glycoconjugates that are important for mediating entry into host cells); its protein translation is MGSPDPDPFDRIFLAYDVRGRVDRGDLDEEIVERIGVGFARVTGASTVALGRDCRPSSESLAAAFAEGVLSQGCNVTDLGLVPTEVVYYHSGLHGVPAAVVTASHNPAGYNGLKFCHRGAAPIGSGSGLERIRDVARSWTGDYRRQARGGLTRQDALPGYLEHVFGIVDPGGVGALRVAVDGGNGMAGLVVDPLFRRLPSATLMGHYLEPDGSFPHHPADPLNPDNLTDLVRLVREQEADVGVAFDGDGDRAVFVDEQGVPLPGSTATAIIAGWFLARRPGARIVHNLICSRSVAEAIRSAGGVPVRTRVGHSFIKAVMAEQDAAFGGEHSGHYYFGDNYGADSATLAMLVLLTVLTEAGVPLSELRRGYEPYALSGEINTAVSDPAAAIRAVAAAFAGASVDHLDGLTVDLGDSWFNVRPSNTEPLLRLNAEAPDPGSLSELVERVQRVIDSA
- the raiA gene encoding ribosome-associated translation inhibitor RaiA, with translation MEVRIRGRGIRLTDETRAHAAGRVSRAAKFFDRLRDVDVNVTRVNSHDSDHRFRAELSARAAGQVVRATGEGDTVSRSIDTASEHFERRLRRLSQKLSDRRRHRPRPEVHAVGRRGRSERPDDRQTSISRVRRSVGKPMTPEEAVIVMEETGETVVLFSNVETGELNVIHRSRGGWLELIEPA